The following coding sequences are from one Saccopteryx bilineata isolate mSacBil1 chromosome 3, mSacBil1_pri_phased_curated, whole genome shotgun sequence window:
- the DMRTB1 gene encoding doublesex- and mab-3-related transcription factor B1, giving the protein MQRTPKCSRCRNHGFLVAVKGHAGNCRWKQCTCEKCCLITERQKIMAAQKMLRKQAAEEDKELASRSATAGPASSLRPLPPLSAPGAEEPGPQGPAAAYRPPSGPGPSPSAFQPVPAGRGHMGASERAAVARPGFVGPQLGAEAAGRGGPGLLGVRRPLLPLATPPFSFGVALSINSDSAAGPEYLGREPPKLYPSMHAYRPFPLGYQDAPPGLRIPLQQGFRHVPCRSYQGRIPVSEPMGTFQPNYPPLPPPLLPPPLPPQPHYIPPGFFSAVRFLPPPPPPPPPASFSVPIPSDTDQQAPNDQDGEMPSEPSQPSSQEQSN; this is encoded by the exons ATGCAGCGCACCCCCAAGTGCTCCCGGTGCCGGAACCATGGCTTCCTGGTGGCAGTCAAGGGCCATGCGGGCAATTGTCGCTGGAAGCAGTGCACTTGCGAGAAGTGCTGCCTCATCACCGAACGCCAGAAGATCATGGCCGCGCAGAAGATGCTCAGAAAGCAGGCCGCTGAAGAGGACAAGGAGTTGGCCTCCCGGTCTGCGACTGCCGGCCCGGCCTCCAGTCTCCGCCCGCTACCTCCGCTCTCCGCTCCGGGGGCCGAGGAGCCGGGCCCTCAGGGCCCCGCAGCCGCCTACAGACCGCCCAGCGGCCCAGGCCCCAGCCCGAGCGCCTTCCAGCCAGTTCCGGCCGGCCGCGGCCACATGGGCGCAAGCGAGCGCGCCGCCGTGGCCAGGCCCGGCTTTGTGGGCCCCCAGCTCGGGGCGGAGGCCGCGGGCAGGGGAGGTCCCGGCCTCCTGGGGGTGCGCAGACCGCTGCTGCCCCTGGCCACCCCACCGTTCTCCTTCG GGGTGGCTCTGAGCATTAATTCGGATTCTGCGGCGGGGCCTGAGTACCTGGGGAGAGAGCCGCCCAAGCTGTACCCCAGCATGCACGCCTACCGCCCATTCCCACTAGGCTACCAGGATGCACCCCCAGGTCTGAGGATCCCCCTGCAGCAGGGCTTCCGGCATGTGCCCTGCCGCAGCTACCAAGGAAGAATCCCG GTGTCGGAGCCAATGGGAACCTTCCAGCCAAACTATCCCCCTCTGCCACCACCACTGCTGCCTCCGCCGCTGCCGCCGCAGCCCCACTATATCCCACCAGGCTTCTTCTCTGCGGTCCGCTTcctgccgccaccaccaccaccaccaccaccagcatctTTCTCAGTGCCCATCCCGTCTGATACGGACCAACAGGCCCCTA ATGACCAGGATGGGGAGATGCCGTCTGAGCCCAGCCAGCCATCATCTCAGGAGCAGTCTAACTAG